TGCACCAAGAgcgtcaacgtcgtcatccGAATCATTCACAAGGATGGATTCATTAAATTTCTCCTCGATAGCCTGTTCTTGCCACTGTCCGTCCCTCCGTTCAATGAATTTGTCTTTAACTTTATCTTCTTGAATGATCAGGGCATTGGTTCCTGGAAGCTGTCCACGATTGATTCGAACTCCGCGCATTGGCAACTTTGTATGGGCTGGAGCTGACTGCATTGGGAGACTATAGGCCGACTTTTGTGATTTGAATGGCCTTGGGCCGAGTTGAGCATCGTTGTTGTAAAATCCATCTTTCATATGTGATGGGTGGTAGCGGTGCAGACCTGGGACAACAGAGAGTCGACCATCTGCACCAAACGCAAATTCATGCTTCTGGCTTGTGGTGACCGGCACTTGCCTAGGTGGTAGTCTTTGAATAAGATTTCGATCTTGGCGTTGGTCTTCTATCTTGATGTCTGGAGTTCGTCTGATGGCTAGGTCCTCAGATTCATTAACAGGGGTTGACAGCCCTGACATCATAAAATTTTCCCCCAGCTGCGAACCGGTGAAGATGTCATGCTGCAGTTGGTGAGTTGCTTGGATCTGGTTCACTTGTTGTCTGACTGGTGATGCAAGACCTCGTCTCAGTGGTGACTGAGGCTTCTGCGGGTTACTGAGCTGACCACCGGGGCGAGGACTACCTAGCGGATTGCGGACAGCTCCAGGTAGAGGAAGTCGGGCAAACTCCGCTAGTTCTTGTCGGCTCGGAACATATTCATTTGCACTTGGCGTGGCTGGGCGTTGCTCTGGCTGTGGTTGAGACGGATTTTCGGTGGCAGCATTGTAGTTGGCGTTGCTGTCAGACTTGCCACGAGCAAATGCCTGAAGCCCACGGCTCTTTGCTTTGAGACCTGGTTGCATGTTGATGCTTATGGCACCCTGAGAACGGCTGCAAGTTGCATTGGTTCGAGGGATACCCGATGCGAGCTGGCTTTCTCGGCGAAGCTCAGCCGAAGTTGTTCGATGATGGAAACCCAAGCCTAGCTACCTAGGCATCCCAGGTGAGCTGCAATACGCGGGCAGGTTGGTGTGAATGACTTGAGCATCGGACCGTTAACCTCAAAATCATTGGAAGTGCGAACACTCTAGTATTGGTTGCATGCAACGCAAACGCCAATGTTCTCGGGGGTCTCGAGGTTTAATCTTGGTCACGCCCCGCGAAAAGGCAACGCGTGTGAAGAGTGTGTAAAGTGGTTAGCTGCTGTGGCTCTGTCCCTCTGTCTCGCGCGCCATCAGGTGACGGCAGAAGGCGCAAGTGAACGCTAGCCACACTTGGCAGGAACGACCCGTTGATGACCGACCAAACCCCTGCTCAACGCGGGGCTCGCTTTCTGtccaaacattgaactcgCTTCTACTCTGCACAGCAAGCGCCAATTGGATGCTACAGCCACCCCAGACAGCAGCACTTCAGAGCACGCCAGAAACAAGAACTCTGATCATCCCGCGTCAAAACTCATGACAGCACCTCAGCCAGCTCGCATCTCGGGTCGCGTAAACTTGATGTAACGGCCATCGTACGTGCGACATCTCTGGATGGCATTTCCACATACCAAGCGGCACAAAGGAGTCATGCAAAGCTGCTAATCGTCGAACCGCTGGCGCTCAACCCATGTGGCTGCTTGGGTAGCACACAGATTGCCGCGATGAAGGACCCAGCGTCGTGTGctgcgccatcgtcatcgcctccTCCAACCGCTGCGGAATCAAGCTCGTCCGGACCGACTACATCTAGATATACATATCTATCAGAGGCGGCGACTGAGAATCCTATCCTTCGCCTCCGACCTCCTAGGACCCTTCCCCGTGCGTGTTGCTCGAGATTCGCTGTACTGTAGTGCAGTTCCCAAACTTTCGAAACTACTTTTGCTAACGATGCATTTACCCCCCCACAGCTTGGATTGATTCGTACGAGGAGAGATACGGACCCGTTAGCGATGAACAGCTTCGTCTTTTGCAACCACCAGCGCGTATCGTGCAGCATCAAACCAATTTTTCTCCAAATCCACCTCAACGCCGTGTCTCCAAAGATGGCTTCGTCGCCTGGGATGATCCGTCCCTAGGCCCAGCCCAGAGTTCTCGAGCCAAAATCCCTCACTTCCTTCGATATGGACGCGCTTCTATGCGCGGTAGAAAGTGGGATCACTTGCGTTCCAACGAACCAGTCATTGTCTCTCACTACAGACCAGCACCAACCCAGAGCAAATCGTCATGGTTTGACTTTGTACGGTCGTCAGCCTGGGGGCGGATGCCCAATGAAGAATCCCAAGTTGTCGATCATCACGTCCTCGATCAGCTCCAGCCGACATTCAATAAAGAGATGGATGTCCAGTTCCATCACACAGACGTGCGAGTCAAGGACCATCGAAAGTTGGCAGCTCTACCAAGGCATATATGGAACCGGATCATGCGACATCCGCTATCGCCATTTCTATTCCGGTTGGGCGTAATGGTGACTTCCATCTTGGCACTTGGAATTGCGGCTCGAATATATCAGCTAGAAAACAGCATGAACCAAAATAGCAGCGCTGAGCGAGCCCAGGTAGTGGTTGCCATCGTAGTGGACTGTTTAGCAATTCCTTACATTGGGTATATGATATGGGACGAGTATACGGGGAAGCCACTGGGACTACGGTCGGCCATGTCAAAGATCTCGCTGATTTTGCTCGACCTGTTTTTCATCATATTCAAGTCTGCGAGCACAGCCCTGGCGTTTGAAAGTTTTATATATCATAATGTGCGGCAGAACCAACTCGTCCATTTGtctgtggccttggctgtCTTCCAGCTCATTGGCCTCTGTTCCTGGTCGATGACATTTACAATCAACATTTTCCGAACCGTCAAGCGGCTAGGAGGCGGAGGGGATGATAATGATGGAAGTGGTGTATGATGAGGATGGGCGAGCGATGTACAGTGTAGATGAGGAGTTTATGGGGGGGTTCTTAACTATCATAAGTATATGGTCAGCGTTgaaagtttttttttaagtgtattttttctctttatattttacccGTTTTTTCGAAGCGAAATAGAAATTGTATGGTATATTCTGATTCAGCCATCACATGTACTATATGGACTCtcctacctaggtagatatTGTTTTGATATGGGGCACGTCTTTTCCAAGCGGCATTTACTTGGGCATATATATGCGTATCAGGACCAACATTTTGGAATTGACGGATGTATGCCACAGGGTACTTGCCCATAGACATTCTGAGCATTGAAGCCAGTTGTAGCCAACAGGCCAACGACGTCAATTATGCGTGAAACTTTGACAGATCTAGCTAGGATGCGCAAAGACGAATGTCTGCGGAGTAGCTATCCCTCAATCCACTAGCTTTTAAAGTTTATTGCGGGTAGGACTACTTCTGCATCGTTTTAAGTTTGGATATGAGATGCACCACCGCTGTTGGCTTTGCTTTTCTTACTTACtttacttaaagtaagtCCTTTTAGGAGTCTGGCTTATaaagtacctgggtacatACCGAGTATCAGGTAGTAGAGATACCAATTAACAGTACGGTACTCTATACCTGAGCTACCTACACAGGTCTCTCAGTCTTGGCTGCACCTATACAGAGTAGAGTGATAATAGCTGAATAGGCAATTTAGGATCTTTGTACTTGCCTTTATTTCCTTTATTGATACACTCAAGTACAATATTACTCATGTTAAATTTAGGTGTAAAATCGCTAATTATCGTGACTTTTATCATCCCACTGTGCTCGCCAGCCCCAATCACAATTCTTaagtatcaattgatcctaAAATTAATGGCTACAGCCACACTGCTTCAACCACCGCGCTTCTTTTAAGTAGTTGTCGTCTCCCGCCTTCGGATGCAAGCcaactacttaagtaagtacatACCTAACTTGCGCTAGCCCGCTTTTGGCCGTGGTATTTTTGGTCGGCCCTTGGGCGCCCAAGTACTTCGGCACATTGGCGCATGTCTCAAGGCT
The DNA window shown above is from Metarhizium brunneum chromosome 1, complete sequence and carries:
- the SRF1 gene encoding Regulator of phospholipase D SRF1 — translated: MKDPASCAAPSSSPPPTAAESSSSGPTTSRYTYLSEAATENPILRLRPPRTLPPWIDSYEERYGPVSDEQLRLLQPPARIVQHQTNFSPNPPQRRVSKDGFVAWDDPSLGPAQSSRAKIPHFLRYGRASMRGRKWDHLRSNEPVIVSHYRPAPTQSKSSWFDFVRSSAWGRMPNEESQVVDHHVLDQLQPTFNKEMDVQFHHTDVRVKDHRKLAALPRHIWNRIMRHPLSPFLFRLGVMVTSILALGIAARIYQLENSMNQNSSAERAQVVVAIVVDCLAIPYIGYMIWDEYTGKPLGLRSAMSKISLILLDLFFIIFKSASTALAFESFIYHNVRQNQLVHLSVALAVFQLIGLCSWSMTFTINIFRTVKRLGGGGDDNDGSGV